A genomic segment from Pseudalkalibacillus hwajinpoensis encodes:
- a CDS encoding S8 family peptidase, translating into MFGFSMIKLVRRFGDKMDQPLRDRLVNLYRPLHWVPCFLHSSFEKWIKRRHRIPVIIEFYQSKNACSLGLKEVQQVASEHRRCKINHEFNSISCCSATLTANAVEHLIVNGSQIKKIHYDREVNALLDVASPSIHANHVNDSGLTGKDVTIAIIDTGIYPHPDLDSRILAFKDLVNNRDTAYDDNGHGTHCAGDAAGNGLSSDGKYKGPASEANVVGVKVLNRTGSGSLSTVIAGVQWCIDHKETYKINILSMSLGSRATQSASDDPVVRIVEQAWERGMVVCVAAGNDGPDENTIASPGISPTVITVGAMEDHNTVNRSDDTIASFSSRGPTIDGFTKPDLLTPGVDIVSLRSPNSFLDKVSKSSRVGQHYFSLSGTSMATPICAGVAALVLQQNTNLTPDQVKEKLLNSAEDWGLPPNTQGKGYLDAEKGV; encoded by the coding sequence ATGTTTGGATTTTCCATGATCAAATTAGTACGACGTTTTGGAGATAAGATGGACCAGCCTTTGCGAGACAGGCTTGTTAATCTTTATCGTCCACTCCATTGGGTGCCCTGTTTTCTTCATTCTTCTTTTGAAAAATGGATAAAAAGGAGACATAGAATACCGGTCATCATCGAATTTTATCAATCAAAAAATGCTTGCTCACTAGGGTTGAAAGAGGTTCAACAGGTTGCTTCCGAACACCGTAGATGTAAAATAAACCATGAATTTAATAGCATCTCATGTTGTTCAGCAACTTTAACAGCCAACGCTGTTGAGCACCTCATTGTGAACGGTTCGCAAATTAAAAAAATACACTACGACCGGGAAGTCAACGCATTACTTGATGTAGCTTCTCCATCCATCCATGCGAATCATGTAAACGATTCAGGATTAACAGGGAAAGACGTGACAATAGCCATTATTGATACAGGGATATACCCCCACCCTGATCTGGATAGCAGGATCTTGGCCTTTAAAGATCTAGTAAACAATCGAGATACTGCTTATGACGATAACGGACATGGTACTCATTGTGCTGGTGATGCAGCAGGAAACGGACTTTCATCCGATGGAAAGTACAAAGGACCAGCTTCAGAAGCCAATGTTGTCGGAGTTAAAGTGCTAAACAGGACCGGTTCTGGCTCCCTTTCAACCGTGATTGCTGGTGTGCAATGGTGTATCGATCATAAAGAGACGTATAAGATTAATATTCTTTCGATGTCTCTTGGAAGCAGAGCCACTCAATCTGCCAGTGATGATCCAGTGGTAAGAATAGTAGAACAGGCATGGGAAAGAGGAATGGTCGTTTGTGTAGCCGCAGGGAATGATGGTCCTGATGAAAACACGATCGCTAGTCCAGGGATTAGTCCAACAGTTATAACGGTAGGAGCGATGGAGGATCACAATACGGTGAACCGTTCGGATGATACCATAGCCAGCTTTTCAAGTCGAGGACCAACCATCGATGGATTTACAAAACCTGATCTATTAACTCCTGGAGTAGACATCGTATCACTTCGTTCACCTAATTCCTTTTTAGATAAGGTATCAAAATCGAGCCGTGTTGGACAGCATTACTTTTCACTTTCTGGAACCTCGATGGCAACTCCGATCTGTGCAGGAGTGGCCGCTTTAGTTCTTCAACAAAATACAAATCTTACCCCTGATCAAGTGAAGGAGAAGCTTCTGAATAGTGCCGAAGATTGGGGATTACCTCCTAATACACAAGGAAAAGGCTATTTGGATGCCGAAAAGGGAGTGTAA
- a CDS encoding phage holin family protein: MGTVCLGGYISYLFGSMTPLLNMLVLFVIVDYISGMLASAYEGKLSSAFGFIGIFKKIVIFSIIAIAHSLDQLFGGHMIRDATLFFYLSNELLSIIENAGRLNVPIPGVIKNAVKILKGKADKK; the protein is encoded by the coding sequence ATGGGGACCGTTTGTCTAGGGGGATATATCAGTTACTTATTCGGTTCGATGACGCCACTTTTAAATATGCTTGTTCTATTTGTGATTGTGGACTATATATCTGGAATGCTTGCGTCAGCATATGAAGGGAAGCTTTCAAGTGCGTTCGGCTTTATAGGTATTTTTAAAAAAATAGTTATATTTAGTATCATTGCAATCGCCCATTCCCTTGATCAACTTTTTGGAGGTCATATGATTAGAGATGCTACTCTTTTCTTTTATTTATCGAATGAATTATTGTCTATTATTGAGAATGCCGGAAGGTTGAACGTACCGATCCCTGGTGTTATTAAAAACGCTGTAAAAATTCTTAAAGGAAAAGCGGACAAGAAGTAG
- a CDS encoding pyruvate oxidase, which produces MFRKNAGDVLMELLIDWNIDHIYGMPGDSINSIIESLRKVEDKIKFIQIRHEENGALAASSYAKLTGKIGVCTAIAGPGAIHLLNGLYDAKLDGAPLLAICGQVESDLMGIDYFQEVNLSRLFDDVAVYNQRITSAEQLPGVINQAIRTAYAKSGVAVITISDDVQKAEVEKGARFTSPVVIKPKFFPHQQDLIKAEALLRKSKKAVILAGKGARKASAELVEFAERMACPIVLSLPGKGVIPDKHPYCLGGLGLIGTKPAYEAMKEADTLILIGTSFPFTGFLPEKARTLQIDTNPVQIGKRYPIDVGLVGEAKETLKELLNVLQVKEDQTFLESCQGRMADWWAKMEKEEKVENVPIKPQSVVKALQEVTSSDAIISCDVGNVTVWMARHFRMTNQKFVISSWLATLGCGLPGAIAGKIAYPSRQVVAVCGDGGFTMTMNDFVTAVKYDLPMMVIVLNNHKIAMIKFEQEVMGNAEFGTNLHNPNFAKYAESCGGVGFRVEKPEDLMPTLKKAALQSKPCIVDVVVDANEAPLPSNLTFSQAKGYAQHMIKELFSEGKLDLPPL; this is translated from the coding sequence TTGTTTAGAAAGAATGCTGGAGACGTGTTGATGGAATTGTTAATTGATTGGAACATAGATCATATCTATGGAATGCCTGGAGATTCCATTAATTCAATCATTGAGTCATTAAGAAAAGTCGAGGATAAAATTAAATTTATCCAAATTCGCCACGAAGAGAATGGAGCATTGGCAGCTTCGTCCTATGCTAAGTTAACTGGTAAGATTGGAGTATGTACAGCCATCGCTGGTCCAGGAGCTATTCACTTACTTAACGGGCTTTATGATGCAAAATTGGATGGGGCACCTTTACTGGCTATTTGCGGGCAAGTGGAATCGGACCTTATGGGAATAGATTACTTCCAAGAAGTTAACCTTTCTCGCCTTTTTGATGATGTTGCCGTTTATAATCAGCGGATTACATCAGCTGAGCAGCTTCCAGGAGTGATAAATCAGGCAATTCGTACGGCGTATGCTAAAAGTGGCGTTGCTGTTATTACAATTTCTGATGATGTTCAGAAGGCTGAAGTTGAGAAGGGAGCTCGGTTTACAAGTCCCGTTGTTATCAAGCCTAAATTCTTTCCTCATCAACAAGATTTGATAAAAGCAGAAGCACTGCTTCGTAAGTCAAAAAAAGCAGTTATTTTAGCAGGAAAAGGCGCTAGGAAAGCCAGTGCAGAACTTGTGGAATTTGCTGAAAGAATGGCATGTCCCATAGTATTATCGTTACCTGGGAAAGGTGTTATTCCTGACAAGCATCCCTATTGCCTTGGAGGATTAGGGTTAATCGGGACAAAACCGGCTTATGAGGCGATGAAAGAAGCAGACACATTAATTCTTATCGGGACGTCCTTTCCATTCACCGGATTTCTTCCTGAAAAAGCGAGAACTCTTCAAATCGATACGAACCCTGTTCAAATCGGCAAACGGTACCCAATCGATGTTGGTTTGGTAGGAGAAGCGAAAGAAACGCTAAAGGAATTATTAAATGTACTACAAGTAAAGGAAGACCAAACATTCTTAGAAAGTTGTCAGGGACGTATGGCCGATTGGTGGGCCAAGATGGAGAAGGAAGAAAAGGTGGAGAATGTTCCGATTAAACCTCAAAGCGTGGTGAAAGCTTTACAAGAAGTCACATCCAGTGATGCCATCATTTCCTGTGATGTGGGGAACGTAACCGTATGGATGGCTCGACATTTCAGAATGACAAATCAGAAATTTGTTATCTCTAGCTGGCTAGCAACTCTTGGCTGCGGGCTTCCGGGTGCTATTGCCGGGAAAATTGCTTACCCATCAAGACAAGTAGTTGCTGTATGTGGAGATGGCGGGTTTACAATGACAATGAACGATTTTGTGACGGCCGTTAAATATGATTTGCCGATGATGGTCATCGTTTTAAATAACCATAAGATTGCCATGATTAAATTTGAGCAAGAAGTAATGGGGAATGCTGAATTCGGAACAAATCTACACAATCCTAACTTTGCTAAATACGCAGAAAGTTGTGGGGGAGTAGGGTTCCGAGTAGAAAAACCGGAAGATTTGATGCCTACTCTAAAAAAAGCAGCACTTCAGTCAAAACCTTGTATTGTAGACGTTGTTGTGGATGCAAATGAAGCACCACTTCCAAGTAACTTAACATTTAGCCAGGCAAAAGGCTATGCTCAGCATATGATAAAGGAATTGTTTTCTGAAGGGAAGCTTGATTTGCCCCCGTTATAA
- a CDS encoding nucleotidyltransferase substrate binding protein, which yields MITLTLIEAQGLDEGSTKAVIRSSREIHLLQDDEVIVALEMVNDRNLTVHTYNEELALKTQANLHIYYDLLRKWIDSMQDRTAI from the coding sequence TTGATTACTTTGACTCTAATCGAAGCACAAGGCCTGGATGAGGGTTCTACGAAAGCTGTGATTCGGAGCAGCCGGGAAATCCATCTTCTCCAGGACGACGAAGTGATCGTCGCTTTGGAGATGGTGAATGATCGTAACTTAACCGTACATACGTATAATGAAGAATTAGCTCTCAAAACCCAAGCCAATTTGCACATATATTACGATCTATTACGAAAATGGATCGACAGTATGCAGGATAGGACCGCAATATAA
- a CDS encoding DUF4183 domain-containing protein: protein MALQLMKLLVTATSTIETGPTPAKFFYVTTGETAAGATLSIDTADFFDDAGAAASNLPVLATSNSYFNVNVNGVLQMEGISTYTPGATTVGSLAIEVPAGGDSIPTGSPVVLEVINFSPTSTTTVTT, encoded by the coding sequence ATGGCATTACAGCTTATGAAGCTTCTTGTAACGGCAACGTCAACCATAGAAACTGGTCCAACTCCAGCAAAGTTCTTCTATGTTACCACTGGAGAAACTGCTGCAGGGGCAACTTTATCAATAGATACTGCAGATTTTTTCGATGATGCAGGTGCTGCTGCTAGTAATCTTCCTGTATTGGCAACAAGTAATAGTTACTTTAATGTGAATGTGAACGGTGTGTTACAAATGGAAGGTATTTCAACCTACACACCTGGTGCCACAACTGTTGGTTCCCTTGCGATTGAGGTTCCTGCAGGAGGAGATTCTATACCAACGGGCTCACCAGTTGTATTGGAAGTTATAAACTTCTCTCCAACTTCTACTACGACTGTTACAACATAA
- a CDS encoding DUF4183 domain-containing protein, producing MNDNLSKNKQKQSPLFTFPELPKKEVRYVCPKRVKVFEYYTMSTGSKRVFMDNDSLSNYGPQKILSPTLVSYMSLFINAVLQPPATYTVKEGKIILHTKDIPLSGTPIILQMIKVE from the coding sequence ATGAATGATAATTTATCTAAAAATAAACAAAAGCAATCGCCCCTATTTACATTCCCAGAACTCCCCAAAAAAGAAGTTCGCTATGTTTGTCCAAAAAGAGTTAAAGTTTTTGAATACTATACTATGTCTACTGGATCTAAAAGGGTATTTATGGATAATGACTCTCTTTCCAATTATGGTCCTCAAAAAATTCTATCACCTACTTTGGTCTCTTATATGAGTTTGTTTATTAATGCAGTCTTACAACCACCAGCTACCTATACTGTAAAAGAAGGTAAAATTATTCTCCATACAAAGGATATCCCTTTATCAGGTACACCCATTATTTTACAAATGATCAAAGTAGAATAA
- a CDS encoding site-specific integrase has protein sequence MRTVEPIRDSEKIEEIKRVLRRDGYRNWFLFVLGINTGMRISDLLKLQVKHVRGKTHIKMIEQKTGKAKVFKINASLRMDIDEYIFDMEPEAFLFPSRLTDLPIKRVQAYKILNRAANKVGLDGIGTHTLRKTFGYHFYKRNKDVAMLQNIFNHSSPSVTLRYIGIAQEQIDEVIDDFYL, from the coding sequence ATGAGAACGGTAGAACCCATTCGTGATTCGGAAAAAATTGAAGAAATTAAGCGAGTCTTACGAAGAGATGGTTATCGAAATTGGTTTTTATTCGTCCTTGGAATTAATACAGGGATGCGAATTAGTGATCTGTTGAAATTACAGGTAAAGCATGTACGAGGAAAAACACATATTAAAATGATTGAACAAAAAACTGGGAAAGCAAAAGTATTTAAAATCAATGCCAGTTTACGTATGGATATCGATGAATACATTTTTGATATGGAACCAGAAGCTTTCCTCTTCCCTTCAAGACTTACCGATTTGCCAATTAAGCGGGTCCAGGCTTATAAAATTTTGAATCGGGCCGCTAACAAAGTAGGTCTAGATGGCATTGGCACTCACACGCTTCGCAAAACATTTGGATATCATTTCTATAAACGAAATAAAGATGTCGCCATGCTACAAAATATTTTCAATCACTCTTCCCCTTCCGTAACATTACGGTATATAGGAATTGCTCAGGAACAAATCGATGAGGTTATTGATGATTTTTATTTATAA
- a CDS encoding DUF3231 family protein, with protein sequence MGTGIGQYGMAMASSPRHDLDVTYVTAEIGHYANDGANIMIINNGWLEQPLEAANRKDLAD encoded by the coding sequence ATTGGGACTGGCATTGGTCAATATGGTATGGCGATGGCTTCCAGTCCGAGACACGACTTAGATGTTACTTATGTAACAGCAGAAATTGGACACTATGCTAATGATGGGGCAAACATTATGATTATTAACAACGGTTGGCTGGAACAGCCGCTAGAAGCAGCGAATCGTAAAGACTTAGCAGATTAA
- a CDS encoding DUF3231 family protein, with the protein MVDHQPKLTSADISNLWTSYVQGTMMVCGLKYFVAKVDDPDISSVLIYALDIMQQHVETVTQIFNQENYPIPYGFTDEDVNENAPRLYSDTFFLMYILDMARFMLPAYGLAGAVSARLDVVDFYRVSLDQAQELHVRAKKLAFQKGVYVRSPEIPKPDQPDYVTSRSFLTGWFGDRRPLLGIEITNLTTNIERNAIGKAIIIGFSQVTRSKEVRKYMERGRDISQKHIEIFSSILGEEHLPAPMTLDHQVTDSTAPPFSDKLLMFHIAVLSASGIGQYGLSMSVSPRHDLGLHYVRLTAEIAKFSEDGAKMMIDKGWMEQPPKAADRDQLAKRKH; encoded by the coding sequence ATGGTTGATCACCAACCTAAATTGACCTCCGCGGATATCTCAAACCTTTGGACATCCTACGTGCAAGGGACCATGATGGTCTGCGGACTGAAATATTTTGTAGCCAAAGTAGACGATCCGGACATTTCATCTGTATTGATCTATGCGCTGGACATCATGCAACAGCATGTTGAAACGGTGACGCAAATTTTTAATCAGGAAAATTATCCTATTCCGTATGGTTTTACAGATGAAGATGTCAATGAAAACGCGCCGCGTTTATACTCGGATACGTTTTTTCTCATGTACATCTTAGATATGGCCAGATTTATGCTGCCCGCATACGGTCTCGCAGGCGCAGTCTCCGCACGATTAGATGTTGTTGATTTTTATCGAGTTTCCTTAGACCAAGCACAAGAGCTTCATGTAAGAGCTAAAAAGCTGGCATTTCAAAAAGGTGTATATGTGCGCTCACCTGAGATTCCCAAACCGGATCAGCCGGACTACGTGACCAGTCGAAGCTTCTTGACGGGTTGGTTTGGTGATCGCAGACCATTGCTGGGAATTGAAATCACAAATTTAACGACCAATATTGAACGAAACGCAATAGGAAAGGCCATTATTATCGGTTTCAGTCAAGTAACCCGTTCAAAAGAAGTACGGAAGTACATGGAAAGAGGACGGGATATTTCACAAAAACACATTGAAATTTTCTCTTCTATCCTTGGTGAGGAGCATTTACCTGCGCCCATGACTTTGGATCATCAAGTAACGGATTCTACGGCCCCGCCATTTTCGGATAAATTATTGATGTTTCATATTGCCGTCCTTTCGGCTTCAGGTATAGGGCAATACGGCCTGTCGATGTCCGTAAGCCCGAGACACGATTTAGGCTTACATTATGTTCGCTTAACGGCAGAAATCGCGAAGTTTTCCGAAGACGGAGCAAAGATGATGATTGACAAAGGTTGGATGGAACAACCCCCTAAGGCAGCAGATCGTGATCAATTAGCCAAACGAAAACATTAA
- a CDS encoding DUF3231 family protein, which yields MEKKGLSQTKVHIPTPDGIEKVHQQSFLGGWFTGHRSLNAAEILQLHFHFTGLAAAKEFYRSFAQTVDSKEVKQYFERGETMIEKHLKILQSHLAKDELSQIPTWESEIKESTAAPFSEKLMLYKISVLSASATGKYGMAISSVMRKGVGLDLSRMMAEFLQYGEDGLNLMIERGHMDQIPLAKG from the coding sequence ATGGAGAAAAAGGGACTGTCCCAAACAAAGGTTCATATCCCAACCCCTGACGGCATTGAAAAAGTTCACCAACAATCCTTTTTGGGTGGTTGGTTTACAGGACATCGTTCGTTAAATGCCGCTGAAATTTTGCAACTTCACTTTCATTTTACAGGTTTAGCCGCCGCTAAAGAATTTTACCGAAGTTTTGCTCAAACCGTGGATTCAAAAGAGGTAAAGCAATATTTTGAGCGTGGGGAAACCATGATCGAAAAACACTTAAAAATCCTCCAATCCCACTTAGCGAAGGATGAATTGTCCCAAATCCCTACATGGGAAAGTGAGATTAAAGAAAGCACGGCGGCTCCTTTTTCAGAGAAACTGATGCTGTACAAGATCTCTGTTTTATCTGCATCCGCAACCGGTAAGTACGGCATGGCGATTTCCAGTGTGATGAGGAAAGGCGTAGGTCTTGATCTTTCAAGAATGATGGCAGAATTTCTTCAATATGGGGAAGATGGTTTAAATCTCATGATTGAGCGAGGTCACATGGATCAAATTCCATTAGCCAAAGGTTAA
- a CDS encoding DUF3231 family protein — MNNDRLTSAEIMNLWNSYLGNTMAEHVSKYFLTYIQDQDVYALVTDAWQLAKEQEQGAKQLLTQDGQPLPDGITEHDTHPGTPRLYTDNIILLIKYTLGQDGGAA, encoded by the coding sequence GTGAATAATGATCGACTGACATCCGCTGAAATCATGAACCTTTGGAACTCTTACTTAGGAAATACAATGGCTGAACATGTTTCTAAGTACTTCCTTACTTATATACAAGATCAAGATGTGTATGCCTTGGTTACTGATGCATGGCAATTGGCTAAAGAGCAAGAACAGGGAGCAAAACAGTTATTGACACAAGATGGGCAGCCCCTTCCTGACGGGATTACCGAACATGATACCCATCCAGGTACGCCCCGGCTTTATACAGATAACATAATCCTTTTGATTAAATACACATTAGGCCAGGATGGTGGAGCAGCCTAA
- a CDS encoding DUF3967 domain-containing protein, whose product MLDSTNNEQLTKQNEALQNKLQSIDERMNERTHTHTHIKRLMESIREMQETKQMMVAAKEEEKKGFLARWFGGK is encoded by the coding sequence TTGCTAGATTCAACTAACAACGAACAACTAACGAAACAGAATGAAGCCCTACAGAACAAGCTTCAAAGCATCGATGAACGAATGAACGAACGAACACACACACACACACACATTAAACGATTAATGGAATCTATAAGGGAAATGCAAGAAACTAAGCAAATGATGGTTGCTGCAAAAGAGGAAGAAAAAAAGGGCTTCTTAGCCCGTTGGTTTGGTGGTAAGTAA
- a CDS encoding DNA-binding protein codes for MIKTKADYPIILTALEVAEILQTSKCNAYRVMDFKGFPLVRVGRLKRVGRDAFFEWFEKQGSNTFE; via the coding sequence ATGATTAAGACTAAAGCTGATTATCCTATAATATTAACTGCTTTAGAAGTTGCTGAAATTTTACAAACCTCAAAATGCAACGCATATAGAGTGATGGACTTTAAAGGATTTCCTTTAGTTAGAGTAGGTAGATTAAAGCGAGTAGGACGTGATGCTTTTTTTGAATGGTTTGAAAAACAAGGGAGTAATACTTTTGAGTAA
- a CDS encoding spore germination protein translates to MIVEQHSKFFTGELSKDLKAIKQEIGYNFDVRFHEFNIGSTDTRAVIIFVEGLSDKELIEKHILKSLIPPISANPKHRKKDLLSVDYIKNYIHSLIEVKEVKTMEELVPEVLIGSAALLVDRASTVLMLDTVKGKTRDLREPPSEEAIRGPRIGFTENLNDNSALLRQSGKNEKLSLVKHEVGVRSRKNLVVAYITDIVDPELVKEVNKRIKKIDIDNVMESGFVEQLIEDNYLSPFPQVQNTERPDRVMAALMEGRVAILLAGTPFALIVPVTFSMMLQAPEDYYDRWIAGSLIRLLRFFAAFISLFGPSLYIAFISFHPGLIPTELAITVLGTRAGVPFPSIIEALIMEISIEILREAGLRLPKPIGQTIGIVGALIVGEAAVRAGIVSPMMVIVVAITAISSFALPQYSIGISLRILRFGAMIFASMLGLFGVVLFFLLLCSHFVQLKSFGVPYASPFVPYRFSDWKDLLVRMPIKTMKRRPRMLHTKDSIRKK, encoded by the coding sequence ATGATAGTGGAACAGCATTCAAAATTTTTCACGGGAGAGCTTAGTAAAGATTTAAAAGCCATCAAGCAGGAGATCGGCTATAATTTTGATGTGCGTTTTCATGAGTTCAATATAGGTAGCACCGATACTCGTGCAGTTATCATTTTCGTTGAGGGCCTTTCCGATAAAGAGCTAATCGAAAAACATATTCTAAAATCACTAATTCCCCCTATTTCAGCAAACCCCAAACATAGAAAAAAAGATTTACTTTCCGTAGACTATATTAAAAATTACATCCATTCTCTCATTGAAGTAAAAGAAGTCAAAACCATGGAAGAGCTCGTTCCTGAGGTTTTAATAGGGTCGGCGGCTCTTTTAGTTGATAGAGCTTCCACAGTATTAATGCTTGATACCGTAAAAGGAAAAACACGGGACCTACGAGAGCCACCTTCCGAAGAAGCAATCAGAGGACCCCGAATTGGTTTTACTGAAAATTTAAATGATAACAGCGCGTTATTAAGACAAAGTGGGAAAAATGAGAAATTATCATTAGTAAAACACGAAGTGGGAGTACGATCAAGAAAGAATCTTGTAGTTGCCTATATCACGGATATAGTTGACCCTGAGTTAGTGAAAGAGGTAAATAAAAGAATTAAAAAAATCGATATTGATAATGTAATGGAATCGGGATTCGTTGAGCAATTGATTGAAGATAATTATCTAAGCCCTTTTCCGCAAGTCCAGAATACGGAACGACCAGATCGTGTCATGGCCGCATTGATGGAAGGCCGCGTAGCTATTCTCTTGGCCGGGACGCCATTTGCTTTAATTGTCCCTGTTACCTTTAGCATGATGCTGCAAGCGCCCGAAGATTATTATGACCGTTGGATAGCAGGATCTCTCATTCGTCTATTGCGTTTTTTTGCAGCCTTTATTTCTCTTTTTGGCCCATCCTTATATATAGCCTTTATATCCTTTCATCCAGGATTAATTCCAACCGAACTTGCCATTACTGTGCTTGGAACGAGGGCTGGTGTTCCGTTCCCTTCCATTATTGAAGCCTTAATAATGGAAATATCTATTGAAATTCTACGTGAAGCTGGACTGCGTCTGCCAAAACCTATTGGACAAACGATTGGAATTGTAGGCGCACTGATCGTTGGAGAGGCTGCCGTACGAGCAGGAATTGTCAGTCCTATGATGGTAATTGTCGTGGCGATAACGGCAATTTCTTCGTTTGCTCTCCCACAATATAGTATAGGTATATCTTTACGAATCCTTCGTTTTGGAGCAATGATTTTCGCCTCGATGCTTGGTTTATTTGGTGTGGTTCTATTCTTTCTGTTGCTTTGCAGCCATTTTGTACAGCTGAAAAGCTTTGGTGTGCCTTATGCCAGTCCCTTTGTCCCTTACAGGTTTAGTGACTGGAAGGATTTATTGGTGCGTATGCCGATTAAAACGATGAAACGCCGCCCGAGGATGCTCCATACCAAAGATTCTATTCGGAAAAAATAA
- a CDS encoding spore germination protein produces the protein MISLQEKDKIKTSQATVILINYTLGVGILTLPRTTAQEVQTPDIWITVLLGGLISLLVAIIHVNLSQRFPGKTFYQYTQTLVGKIIGKLLGLFVLGYFLILSAFEVRTVAEVTGFYLLDGTPTWFITMPFMWIGLYLIRSGINPIARLYELIFPITVILFLLLILMSFKIFELDNLRPVLGEGVIPVLKGIKTTALTYTVAEIMVVIIAFMEQPKKAVKVIIVGVGIPVLFYLLTVLMVIGGLSIDVAVTKTWPTISLIQSYEIPGLIFERFDSFLLIIWIMQIFATYAICYYAAALGLSQLFKKDIKPMMFILIPIIYIVSMLPKNINELFSLGDMIGHASFVLFGLLPLLLLIGSWIKEGRHEA, from the coding sequence ATGATAAGTCTGCAAGAAAAAGACAAAATAAAGACTTCGCAAGCGACAGTTATTCTTATTAATTATACTCTCGGAGTCGGCATTCTGACCCTCCCCCGAACAACAGCCCAGGAAGTACAGACACCAGATATCTGGATAACCGTTTTACTGGGTGGGCTCATCTCGCTACTCGTAGCGATAATCCACGTTAATTTAAGCCAACGGTTTCCTGGGAAAACTTTTTACCAATACACCCAAACCCTTGTAGGTAAGATCATTGGGAAGTTGCTTGGTCTATTTGTTTTAGGATACTTTTTAATTCTTTCTGCATTTGAAGTCCGAACAGTTGCAGAAGTGACAGGTTTTTATTTGTTAGATGGTACTCCTACTTGGTTTATAACTATGCCTTTTATGTGGATAGGACTTTATTTAATCAGAAGTGGGATTAATCCTATTGCCCGGTTGTATGAACTGATTTTTCCTATAACTGTTATTCTATTTTTACTGCTTATCTTGATGAGCTTTAAAATATTCGAATTAGATAACCTGCGCCCTGTATTGGGTGAGGGGGTCATACCAGTGTTAAAAGGAATTAAGACAACGGCTCTCACATATACAGTTGCAGAAATTATGGTGGTCATTATTGCTTTTATGGAACAGCCAAAAAAGGCAGTAAAAGTTATTATTGTTGGAGTAGGGATTCCTGTATTATTTTACTTGTTAACTGTACTTATGGTTATAGGGGGATTATCCATTGATGTAGCTGTAACGAAAACCTGGCCTACAATCAGTCTCATTCAAAGTTATGAAATCCCTGGTTTAATTTTTGAAAGGTTTGACTCTTTTCTACTAATAATATGGATTATGCAAATATTTGCTACATATGCGATATGCTATTATGCAGCAGCGCTAGGGTTATCCCAGCTTTTCAAAAAGGATATCAAGCCGATGATGTTTATATTGATACCTATTATTTACATCGTTTCCATGCTGCCGAAAAATATCAATGAATTATTTAGCCTTGGAGATATGATCGGCCATGCTTCCTTTGTTTTATTTGGGTTATTACCATTATTACTTCTTATAGGTTCATGGATAAAGGAGGGAAGACATGAGGCTTAG